The following are from one region of the Petrotoga mobilis SJ95 genome:
- a CDS encoding S-layer homology domain-containing protein → MKKAGILFLFLFLALGVFSQSFKDVPINHWAYDAVERLSGIGIIEGYPDGTFKGLENMNRYQLTVALSRTIDYVEQSMIEPLAQNLANLERTVSSLSVPQGVSSAELQQLQTKLNSLTSDLSTLQGSVSRLDSSVKELQNSYELLGYATTKIDELERKVNAISVPAVSETDIRNLNTRVTNLENTVGSLNSNYQNLSQTVSNSNQEIQSLKNSVASIQNSFSSVNQDLDRLNALTANLNSKIDSKVDKTEFTSLKNTTDELSVQLSNNTQSVSELSQNLQAVQSSVDQLSQEVTDVKQIAEGAGGGVNFLDIIISVVISAGLSFAIMNLL, encoded by the coding sequence GTGAAAAAGGCAGGTATTTTGTTTTTATTTTTGTTTTTGGCTTTAGGAGTATTTTCACAGTCTTTTAAGGATGTTCCCATCAATCATTGGGCATATGATGCAGTTGAAAGGCTTTCTGGTATTGGCATTATTGAAGGATACCCCGATGGTACTTTTAAAGGATTAGAAAACATGAACAGGTATCAACTGACTGTTGCTTTGTCCAGAACGATTGATTACGTAGAACAAAGTATGATTGAGCCTTTAGCCCAAAATTTGGCGAATTTGGAAAGGACTGTAAGTAGTTTATCTGTTCCGCAAGGAGTTTCTTCAGCGGAATTACAGCAACTTCAAACAAAATTAAACTCTCTTACAAGTGATCTTTCTACTCTTCAGGGTTCCGTTTCGAGGTTGGATAGTTCTGTCAAGGAACTTCAGAATTCTTATGAGTTGCTTGGTTATGCCACCACGAAGATAGACGAATTAGAGAGAAAGGTCAACGCCATATCAGTGCCCGCGGTAAGCGAAACTGACATCAGAAACTTAAATACCAGAGTTACCAATCTGGAAAACACCGTTGGAAGTCTGAATAGTAATTATCAGAATCTTTCTCAAACAGTATCTAATTCCAATCAAGAAATACAGTCGTTAAAAAATTCAGTAGCTAGTATTCAAAACTCTTTTTCTAGTGTAAACCAAGATTTGGACAGATTGAATGCTTTAACGGCTAACTTGAATTCGAAGATAGATTCTAAAGTTGATAAAACTGAGTTTACTTCGTTAAAAAACACTACTGACGAATTAAGTGTTCAATTAAGTAATAATACCCAATCTGTTTCTGAATTGTCCCAAAACTTACAAGCCGTTCAAAGTAGTGTTGATCAGCTCTCTCAAGAGGTCACTGATGTAAAACAAATAGCTGAAGGTGCCGGTGGAGGAGTAAACTTCTTAGATATCATTATCTCAGTGGTAATTTCTGCAGGTTTATCCTTTGCTATAATGAACTTGCTATAA
- a CDS encoding RNA-guided endonuclease InsQ/TnpB family protein codes for MLITYRFRLYPTNEQIHKLNEHFGHARFVYNLFLEFANNAYKNTKTLTNYYMWCKVLATLKKTEKYQWLNDANSQSLQQSIKNLETGFKRFFKKQSKYPKFKKKSSRQSFRVPQHIQLYENENNDKYGILFVPKFKEGIKVRVHRKIDPNAKIKNCTFIKTSTGKYFVSITFEVEGSYLERDIDYENAIGMDMGLKDFVVLSDGTKYPALKVLSKYERKLKHAYKKFSSKEKGSKNWDKAKLEVARIHEKIKNTREDFLHKLTKEISENQADLFVVETLNIRGMLKNHHLAKSISDSGWYQFKTFLKYKAERLGKKVIEIGMFEPSSKTCSVCGYKNEGLKLSDREWVCPECGTKHDRDINAAVNIRQFGLKQAFVI; via the coding sequence ATGCTAATAACATACAGGTTTAGGTTGTACCCAACTAACGAACAAATACATAAACTTAACGAACACTTTGGACATGCTAGGTTTGTATACAACCTTTTCTTAGAATTTGCTAACAATGCATATAAGAATACTAAAACGTTAACTAATTACTATATGTGGTGTAAAGTATTAGCAACTCTTAAAAAAACCGAGAAATATCAATGGCTAAACGATGCCAATTCTCAATCTTTACAACAGTCCATAAAGAACTTAGAAACTGGATTCAAACGTTTCTTCAAGAAACAAAGTAAATACCCCAAATTTAAGAAAAAATCAAGTAGACAATCTTTTAGAGTTCCTCAACATATACAACTGTATGAAAATGAAAATAACGATAAATACGGTATTCTATTTGTACCAAAGTTTAAAGAAGGTATAAAAGTAAGAGTACATAGAAAAATAGATCCAAATGCAAAGATAAAAAATTGTACTTTCATTAAAACTTCAACAGGTAAGTACTTTGTGTCTATAACCTTTGAAGTCGAAGGTTCTTACCTTGAAAGAGATATAGACTACGAAAACGCAATCGGTATGGATATGGGACTTAAAGATTTTGTTGTATTATCCGATGGAACGAAGTATCCAGCTCTTAAAGTATTGTCTAAGTACGAAAGGAAACTAAAACATGCATATAAAAAGTTTTCAAGTAAAGAAAAAGGGTCAAAGAATTGGGACAAAGCAAAATTAGAAGTTGCTAGAATACATGAGAAAATAAAAAATACACGAGAGGATTTTCTGCATAAACTAACAAAAGAAATCAGTGAGAACCAAGCTGATCTCTTTGTTGTAGAAACTCTCAATATAAGAGGCATGTTAAAGAATCACCACTTAGCTAAAAGTATCTCAGATTCAGGATGGTATCAATTCAAAACGTTCCTAAAATACAAAGCAGAGAGATTAGGTAAAAAGGTAATCGAAATAGGAATGTTTGAACCTTCGTCTAAGACTTGTAGTGTATGTGGGTATAAGAATGAAGGTTTAAAACTTTCTGATAGAGAATGGGTATGTCCTGAATGTGGAACTAAACATGATAGAGATATAAATGCTGCTGTTAACATTAGGCAGTTTGGGTTAAAACAGGCATTCGTTATATAG
- the ileS gene encoding isoleucine--tRNA ligase, whose translation MDYKDTINLPKTSFKMKANLKEKEPQILQKWEDINIAYYLRNIRIGGTKFVLHDGPPYANGDIHMGTALNKVLKDIVLKYKTLRGYDAPYVPGWDTHGLPIEHNVTTKLGEKANALSKLEIRKLCEDYAMKYVDIQRESFKRLGVIGFWDKPYLTLKPEYEAKVLEILRSIVESGNIYRGTKPIYWCTECQTALAEAEVEYHDHTSDSIYVKFPLVGENNTYVIIWTTTPWTLPANVAIAVHPNFDYAKVEIGNEYWIMAKELVDKTLKEAGIDDYKIIDTFKGLTLEGEKARHPFVDRESLLVLADYVTLDEGTGCVHTAPGHGMEDYITGTKYNLQVISPVDSQGYFTDEAGKYKGMKIWEANKEIIKDLKENGFLVQSGKITHSYPHCWRCKNPVIFRATPQWFIDLEKNNYREKVLEEIKKVNWIPKWGENRISSMVRERPDWVISRQRAWGIPIPAIKCENCGETILDTKIIDHVIEIIEKEGSNAWFEKEAKELLPNDYRCPKCGGSEFKKEEDILDVWIDSGSSFEAVANSREELKKFPVDLYLEGSDQHRGWFQSSIFLSVAKHGIAPYESVLTHGFIKDEEGKKMSKSLGNVVNPKDIINKYGADILRLWVASADYRMDIKISYNILEQQVETYRKLRNTIRFLLGNINDFDPDEDSVAYEEMLEIDQWALMKLHNLIKNVTKAYDNYEFYKVHYLINNFCTIDMSSTYLDIIKDRIYVEGKKSKLRRSAQTVLYETAIALNKMISPILPFTAEEVYEHLNYSNKYETIFAELWPEYKENYLSEELEEKWNKIFALREDVLKALEEKRKEKFLGNSLDAKIILNLKDDTLKQILSQYDNNWIADLFIVSQFEFGNVDEGFEGRYATIKVTKAEGEKCERCWKVDPNTDNDPDFPGVCPRCARVLKEEINA comes from the coding sequence TTGGATTACAAAGACACAATCAATCTTCCAAAGACATCATTCAAGATGAAGGCAAACCTAAAAGAAAAAGAGCCTCAAATTCTTCAAAAATGGGAAGATATAAATATTGCTTACTATCTTAGGAACATAAGAATTGGGGGAACAAAGTTTGTTTTACATGATGGCCCACCTTATGCGAATGGAGACATTCATATGGGGACGGCTCTCAATAAGGTTTTAAAAGACATCGTTTTAAAATATAAAACATTGAGAGGTTATGATGCGCCTTATGTTCCTGGATGGGATACACATGGTCTTCCAATTGAGCATAACGTTACTACCAAGCTTGGAGAAAAGGCTAATGCCTTGAGTAAATTAGAAATAAGAAAACTATGTGAAGATTACGCTATGAAATACGTAGACATTCAAAGAGAAAGCTTTAAAAGGTTGGGGGTAATTGGTTTTTGGGATAAACCATATTTAACTTTGAAACCAGAATATGAAGCCAAAGTTTTAGAAATTCTTCGTTCTATAGTTGAATCCGGCAATATTTATAGAGGAACAAAACCTATATATTGGTGTACAGAATGTCAAACAGCTTTAGCAGAAGCTGAAGTTGAATACCATGATCATACATCAGATTCAATTTATGTAAAGTTCCCTCTAGTTGGAGAAAACAATACATACGTGATCATATGGACAACAACACCTTGGACTTTACCAGCGAACGTAGCTATTGCTGTTCATCCTAATTTTGATTATGCCAAAGTGGAAATTGGTAACGAATATTGGATAATGGCTAAAGAATTAGTTGATAAAACTTTGAAAGAGGCCGGAATAGATGATTATAAAATAATCGATACATTTAAAGGATTAACGTTAGAAGGGGAAAAAGCTAGACATCCTTTTGTCGACAGAGAAAGCCTTTTAGTACTTGCAGATTACGTTACTTTGGACGAAGGTACCGGATGTGTTCACACTGCCCCAGGACACGGTATGGAAGATTATATAACAGGTACAAAGTACAACCTTCAGGTAATATCTCCGGTAGATAGTCAAGGATATTTCACCGACGAAGCTGGAAAGTATAAAGGAATGAAAATTTGGGAAGCAAACAAAGAAATCATAAAAGATTTAAAAGAAAACGGATTTCTCGTTCAATCAGGAAAGATAACCCACTCCTATCCACATTGTTGGCGTTGTAAAAATCCTGTTATCTTTAGAGCCACTCCTCAATGGTTTATAGATCTTGAAAAAAACAACTACCGTGAAAAGGTGTTGGAAGAAATAAAAAAAGTAAATTGGATACCCAAGTGGGGAGAAAATAGAATATCCTCTATGGTGAGAGAGAGACCTGACTGGGTAATTTCAAGACAGCGTGCCTGGGGAATCCCAATACCAGCTATTAAATGTGAGAATTGTGGAGAAACAATTTTGGATACCAAAATTATAGACCACGTTATAGAAATTATAGAAAAAGAAGGGAGTAATGCTTGGTTTGAAAAAGAAGCGAAAGAACTTCTACCAAATGATTACAGGTGCCCTAAATGTGGTGGTTCAGAGTTCAAAAAGGAAGAAGATATTTTAGACGTTTGGATCGATTCTGGATCATCTTTCGAAGCAGTTGCAAATTCCCGTGAAGAATTAAAAAAATTCCCTGTAGATTTATATCTTGAAGGAAGCGATCAACATCGAGGGTGGTTCCAAAGTTCTATATTCTTATCTGTTGCAAAACACGGAATTGCCCCTTATGAATCCGTTTTGACTCATGGCTTTATAAAAGACGAAGAAGGAAAGAAGATGTCTAAATCCTTGGGAAATGTAGTCAACCCAAAAGACATTATCAACAAATATGGAGCAGACATATTAAGGTTATGGGTTGCATCAGCAGATTACAGAATGGATATTAAAATATCTTACAATATTTTGGAACAACAGGTTGAAACCTACCGCAAACTTAGAAATACTATAAGATTTTTGCTGGGCAATATAAATGATTTTGACCCTGATGAAGATTCTGTGGCTTATGAAGAAATGTTAGAAATAGACCAATGGGCATTGATGAAGTTACATAATTTGATAAAAAATGTCACCAAAGCTTATGACAACTACGAATTTTACAAAGTACACTATCTTATAAACAATTTTTGTACAATAGATATGAGTTCTACTTACTTGGATATAATAAAAGATAGAATATACGTAGAAGGAAAAAAATCTAAACTCAGGAGATCCGCTCAAACAGTTTTATATGAAACCGCTATAGCTTTAAATAAGATGATTTCACCCATATTGCCTTTTACTGCGGAAGAAGTTTACGAGCATCTCAATTACTCAAACAAATATGAAACCATATTCGCTGAACTATGGCCTGAATATAAAGAGAATTACCTTAGCGAAGAATTAGAAGAAAAGTGGAATAAAATTTTTGCTTTGAGAGAGGATGTTTTAAAAGCCCTTGAAGAGAAAAGAAAAGAAAAATTTTTAGGAAACTCTCTGGATGCTAAAATTATCCTCAACCTAAAAGATGATACATTAAAGCAAATTCTATCTCAATACGATAACAACTGGATTGCTGATCTATTTATAGTATCTCAATTTGAATTTGGTAATGTAGATGAAGGATTTGAAGGTCGATACGCAACAATTAAAGTTACCAAAGCAGAAGGGGAAAAATGCGAAAGATGTTGGAAAGTAGATCCTAATACGGACAATGACCCTGACTTTCCGGGCGTTTGTCCAAGATGTGCAAGAGTATTAAAAGAGGAAATAAATGCGTAA
- a CDS encoding TIGR00153 family protein, giving the protein MKLFFGKKEEKVIKLFSKHLEKVEEGVNLLTELVELYVTNDMEKSVDLSKQISNIESEADSLRRKTESEMYQGAFLPNFRGELLELIEAVDKVMNKTQTVSEILIFQKPKIPENFKPDFLEQSRLVKKTYKSLKKSIENVFENIEKSSEYIQKVELQEHEEDILEKDLIRRLFEIDSLELSEKLQLKDLFLQIGDIADRAEDASDKLEIIVLKRNIK; this is encoded by the coding sequence ATGAAGCTTTTTTTTGGAAAAAAGGAAGAGAAAGTAATAAAACTTTTTTCTAAACATTTAGAAAAAGTAGAAGAAGGGGTAAACTTACTCACAGAATTAGTAGAATTGTATGTAACAAACGATATGGAAAAATCTGTTGATTTATCAAAACAAATATCTAATATAGAAAGCGAAGCTGATTCTTTAAGAAGAAAAACGGAAAGCGAAATGTATCAAGGAGCTTTTTTGCCAAATTTTAGAGGAGAACTTTTAGAATTAATAGAAGCGGTTGATAAGGTTATGAATAAAACACAAACGGTTTCAGAAATCTTAATTTTTCAAAAACCAAAAATACCCGAGAATTTTAAACCAGATTTTTTAGAACAAAGTCGATTGGTAAAGAAAACTTATAAATCCTTGAAAAAGTCTATAGAAAACGTATTCGAAAATATAGAAAAAAGTAGTGAGTATATTCAAAAAGTTGAATTACAGGAACATGAAGAAGATATCTTAGAGAAGGATTTAATACGAAGATTGTTTGAAATAGATAGCCTTGAATTATCGGAAAAATTGCAGTTGAAAGATCTTTTTCTACAGATAGGAGATATAGCAGACAGGGCCGAAGATGCTTCTGATAAATTAGAAATTATAGTCTTAAAAAGGAACATTAAATAA